The following is a genomic window from Haloterrigena alkaliphila.
ATTGGTTTCGTCTTGGGTTGCCAGCAGCAAAACGGCTGTTGGTTTGCCGGTCGAAAGCGCGGCGGCGCGATCCAAATCGGATCGAGCGCCGCTCATCGCCTGACGGCCGCTGTCGGTCCATCGGCTGAGGGCCGCTGTCGATTACCCGCCGACGTACACCGGGCCCGGCGCCGGCAGCGTCAGGAGCCACAGACTGACGACCGTGTAGCAGACCATCACGACGACGAACGGGTACTGGCTCCGGATCGCCTGCAGCCGTCCCGGGAAACAGTCGAAGGCCGTCGCGTGAGCCGTCCAGATCGCGAGGACGTGACCCGCGAGCACGGCTCCGATCTCGACGATCCCGACCCAGTCGGGGAGGGCGAGCGTGGTCGGATTGACCGGCGGCGCGAACGGACTCGAGAGGGCCGCGAGCGCGGCCGGGGAGACCGAGATCGCGAACGCGAGGTAGTGGGCGACGTGGTAGCCCGCGGCGATCGCCAGCAGCGGCGGGGCGAACCGCCGGGCGAGTTCCCGTTCGGCGAGGTACGTCGGTGCGGTGCGCCGCGCGAGGCGGGCGGCGAGCCAGTACAGTCCGAGGGACAGTCCGAACCCGCTCGAGAGCACCAGCAGGTACGCCAGCGCCGCCGGAACGCCGGTCGAAACCACCGCCTCGATCGTTCGCCGGCCCGGTGGGGTGACGACGAACCCGTTGAACGTCAACTCCCAGACCAGCAGGAGGACGAACGCGACTTCGCTGGCATCGGCGACGACGCCGCGATCACGGAGTCGAGCGCCCGGGAGGACGAGTCGAAATCCGCCGCCCTCCCGTTGACCACCGTCCTCTTGCTGACCACCATTCACCCGCTGGATCGGTGCGACGGATCCGTAGAGGCGGAAGAGCACGGCCAGCGGATCCGCGCGTCGAAACCACGTCTCGGGCGAGAACACCACCGCGCCGGTGACGGTCGCGACGGCGTAGCCGCCGGCGACGAGCGCGAGGGTACCGGGGTCAGCCGTTACGGGCAGGACGATCTCGAGCCAGACCAAGAGGCCGAGACCGACGACCGCCGGCCACGACCGCAGGCGCGACGGATACGCGAGCAAACCGCCGTCGCCGCTCCCTCTGACGACGCCGCCCACGCCGCGCGCGAGGGTTCGAAACGGATCGATGGCGGGCCAGGGATCGACGAGCAGGACGGCGACCATCGGGCCCAGCGCCCGCAGGCCCACGAACGCGAGGATGACCCCGAGGTTCGCGATTCCCGTCGCCGGCCCCTCGAGACCGACAGCGACGACGGCCGCGAGGGCGAGAAGTCCGAGGAGCGATCCAAGCGCGGAGCCGACGGCGAGCGTCCGACGCGAAGCGACGAGCGGTCGAGTCGCCGTCGCGGCTCGAGTTGACGGTCGTTCCGACCGTTCCGACGCACCGGCACGCGTGCGCGAGTAGTCGTTCGCCGTCTCGACTTTGTTCGCCGTCCCGACTTCCGTCGTCACGAGCGGAACCCTCCACTCGTGAATCGCGTCGACGAGCGATCGATCGGTCACGAGCGCGGCCAGTATCGCGGACGCGGCGACGGCCGTGGCGCCGGTGAGCAGGGTGAGCCACGTCGGCACCGTGAGGTCGCGGTCCTCGCCGAGTCCGGCGGCGACGTTCGACGCGCTCGCGGCGTCCGTCCAGATCACCGCGCCGATAGCGACCGCTACGAGACCCCACGCGATCACGCGCCGCCGCCGCCGAGTCGATGGAACCGCTGTCACCGCCCGGGTACACCACGCCGATTCACATGTATCCCGCTCTCGCTCACAGTGGCCGAAGACGGCTATCCCGCTCGTGCTCGCAGTCGTCGACGGAAGTCGCAGTCGTCGATGGAACTGATATTCGGCGCATGAACCAACGGACATTTGATTACCCGCTCCGACGATTCGGGTATGGAACGGCGGACGTATCTTCGCTCGCTCGGGGTCGCGGGTCTCGCTGGTGTCGCCGGCTGTCTCGAGAGTCTGGGGGGGCTGGGCGGCGATAGCCAGACGGTGTTGTCACAGCCCGACGATTACATTCCGGGTGCCTCGTATCCCGTCCACGGCGACGAGTTTCCGTCCTTCTCCGTCCCCGACCCGATCGCGGAGACGACCGTCTCGCTCGAGGATTTCGTCGGCGAACGCCCCTTCCTGATCACGTACTTCTTCACGACGTGTCCAGACGGAGTCTGCCCGGCCCTGCTGTTACGTCTGCGGTGGGTCCAGGAGGACGCCGCCGAGCGCGGCTACGAGGACGATATCGGACTGCTCGGCTTCACGTTCGATCCGGAACGGGATACGCCCGACGTGCTGTCGGAGTACGCCGCCGAGCGCGGGATCGACTACGAGGCGGACAACTGGCACTTCCTCCGACCCGAAACTTACGACGAGGCGGAGACAATGACGGTCGACACGTTCGGTATTCCACTCCTCCGGTGCGACGACGAGGAGGAGGACTGCAAGACCGGGGACGAGAGCGGCGAGACGGGAGCCGACGACGGAGAGACGGATACCGACGGTAACGCGACCGAACGTCACGACGAACAGAACGGAACCGACGATCACGAGGAGCAGAACGGAACCGAGAGCGGCGGCCACGATCACGGCGAGTACACCTTCACGCATCCCGCGATAATCACGCTCGTCAACGAGGACGGCATCGTCGAACGCGCGTACCCGAAAGCGGTCCAGACCAAACGGGCCGTCGGTCGGGACCGGATCCTCGAGGACACGCGCGCCGTCGTCGGGGTGGAGTGAGCATGCGGCGACGGGACGTCCTCGCCGGGCTCGGCGGCGCGGGCGTGGTCGCCGGCGGCGGTGCGGTCGCGGTGTACGGACTGCCGTCGCCGGGGCGCTTCCTCGACGAGGAGACGGACGAACCGCCCGAGCCGATCGAGATCGAGACGATCGAGGCCCCCGGGAGCGAGGCCGGGACGGTGGCGATCCCCGACCGCGGCCGGGCGACGTTCCTCGACCTCTTCGGGACGTGGTGCGGGCCGTGTATCGAACAGATGCCGGCCCTCGCCGAGGCCAACGAGCGGATCGGCGACGAGGTCCAGTTCTGCTCGGTCACGAACGAGTCGGTCGGCCCGAACGGGTCGATCACGAAAGCGGAACTCGTCGACTGGTGGGAGAAACACGGCGGCAACTGGACGGTCGGACACGACCCCGCGGCCGAACTCACGTCGCGATACCTCGAGGGCGGGTTTCCCACGGCCGTCGCCGTCGACGCCACTGGACGCGTTCAGTGGGCCGAATCGGGGATCAAGACCGCGGACGAACTGGTCGACGGAATCGAGCGGGCCCTCGAGGCCGGCGACTCCGGCTCGGGCGAATGATCGACGCGGCTCTGGTTCCGACGCTCGCGTTCGCGCTGACCGCCGGCGTCGCGACGTTCTTCTCGCCGTGTGCCTTTCCGCTCCTCCCGGGGTACGTCGGATTCTACGTGAGCCAGACTGAGGGCGAGGAGGCCTCGCTCTCCGGGTCTATCGGTCGCGGGATCGTCGCCGGTATCGGCGTCCTCGCCATCTTCAGCGCGTTGCTGGTGGCGGCCTACTGGATCGGGCACGCGACGCTGTCCAACATCGTCTACTTCGAGCCGATCGCCGGCGCGGTGCTGGTCGCATTCGGTGCGCTGATCGTGCTCGGCCGCGCGCCCTCGCTGTCGATCGCGCTGCCGAAACGCCGCTCGAGCGTCCTCGGGTTCGCGGTCTTCGGCGGCGGCTACGCCCTGGCTGCGGCGGGCTGTGTCGCACCGCTGTTCGTCGGCGTCGTCGCGCAGGCGCTCTCCCTGCCGCCGGTGTCCGCGGCGCTGGTCGTCGGTACCTACGTCGGCAGCATCGTGGTGCTGATGGTCTCGCTGACCGTCGCGACGGGCATGGGACTGCTCGCGGGGGCCGGCCGGCTGGCTGCCCACACCCAGACCCTCGAACGCCTCGCGGGCGCGGTAATGATCCTCGCCGGCGTCGGTCAGTTGTACCTCGCGATCGTCATTCTCGACGTGCTCTGACCGAGTCCTGTATCGTCGTCCTGCGACGGTTCGGCGTCCTCTCGTTTCGGCGTCCGCTGCCCGGCAGCAGCGCCGCGGCCGGCGGTTGCGAGTCCGCGTTCCTCACGAGAGTCGTGGCGCCGTTCGTATGCACGGAGAGCAATCGTTGCGATCCGGGTCCCTGCTCGAGCGACTCCGCCGTTTGCTGGGACGGTGAACTATTGGTCGTCGAGCAACCCGAGTTCGTCGGCGGCGAGGTCGGCGATGCGGTCGGCGATGTCGGGATCGACGCTCGCGACGTCGTCGCCGTCGTGGACCCCGTCGTTGTGTCGTTCGATCGTCTCGGCCACGTCCGAAAGGGGGACGCGGGAGGTCGTCTCGCACCCGGGGCAGACGATCGGCACCGTCGGCTCGTCCGAGTCGTTCGTCGCGGTCATCGTCGAACACTCTCGAGCGAACCGTCAAAATCGCACCGGTTAGCGGCGTTCGTCGGGATCGGTTTGAAGCGGCGATCGGCCGTTAGCCGCGCTGTCGGAGACCGACGAGCGTCACGGCCGCCAGCGCGACGATGACGGCGGGACCGCCGAACCCGGGCATCTCGTCGTTGTCGCTCGTCTCGTTTTCGGTGACCGAGTCGATCTCGTTCTCGTCGTTCGTGTCGTTCTCGGTGCTGTTCGTGTCGTTTTCGTCGTTGTTCGCTCCGCTATCGTCGATCGGCTCGCCGTCGGCGCCCGTCACGTCGCTATCGAGCTGGATGACGACGATGACCTGTCCGTGGGAGGCGTTCGGCCTGTAGGTCCAGCCGCCGCCGGCTTCCTCGTAGGGCTCGGCGGCTTCGACCGGGTCGATGTCGGTCTCCCACGTGTCGTGGGCCTTCTGGATGTAGCCGACGACCTCGAGCTTGTCGGCGTGCTCGCCCTCGATTCGGGCCTCGCCGTACTCGATGGTCGCGTCCTCGGGGTGGCCGTGCATCTCGATGGTGTGGGCGTCCATGTAGCCGTCGCCCTGGGGCAGGTCGTCGGTGGTGCCGAACTGATCGCCGTCGAGGGGTCGCTCGTAGTGTTCGGTCAGCGGGAGCTGAACGGTCAGCGGGTCGGCGTGGGAGTGCCACGAGGTCGTCTCGCCGGTCGGAATCGTGACGGTCGTGTTCGGGACCGTTTTCCCGACGATCGGCTCGCCCGCCTCGTTGAGCAGCGTCACGCCGATCTTCCCGGAGCCGTCGCCGAGGTACGGCGACCGGTACTCGTCGCGCGGGTTGATGTAACTGACCCACTCGCCGTTACTGGCCTCGTAGTACGGATCGCCCTCTTCGGGCGCCGGCTTGACGTACGCCTCCTCACTGACGTTCTTCTCCGTTCCGTCGTTCGGATCGGCGAGACTGGCCTGCGTGGTCCCGGAATCGGACGTCGCGGCGCCGAGTCCGACGACGCCGACCAGTCCGATCAGCGCCAGCACGAGCAGGCCCGCGGTGACGGAGCCGCGTTTACGCCCGCTGCTCATTTCGCTTCCTCCGTCGTTGCGTTCGGGCGGCGGGTCGCTCGGGATCGCCCGTCGCGTTCGACCCGTCGCGGTCTCGATCGGTATCCTGTCATCGAGCCGACCTTCGACATTCACCGTTCTTTATATGAGCAGCATTACTGGTCTATATCGACCGGCTACGCCAGGTAGACACCCGTTTCCACTCGATCAGCACCGAATGCCATCGTCGCCGCTGCGATGATTAGAACTCGAGAAATTCACCGATAGAATACAATCATCTACAGCTATCAGATTCGAACGTCCCGGTAATCGGTCGCTTACGCGGTTGACGGCGGCCGTCGGCGTCCCGAATCGAGACCGACGGGCCGCACTGACGGCCGTTCGGTGGCGGCCCGGGGTGAACCGCGCTTGCGCTGGCACGCCGAACCCACTTCCGGGGCGGGAATCTACGCACGTCGATGCGCCTTCGACTGCCCGACGATGCGGACGCCCTGTCGACGCGCGAGCCGCCAGCGGACGCGACGGACACCGCTCGGAATCCCACGCCGACGCAGACCTTCCTGCTGGTCGCGCTCGCGAGCGCTGCCCTCGCGTACGTCGTCTCGCGGCTCCGCTCCTCGAGTGACACCGATAGCGATTCGGATACCGACGTCGACGCGGCGATCGAGACGGTCCGCGACCGAACCGTGGCGGCGCTCCCGTCAGCGGTCGGCGACCGCGTCGCCGAGGCCGTGCCCGCCGAATCGCAGTCGATTCCGATCGGAGGCCGCGAGTCGACCGAGAGCGAGGCCGAGACCGGAACCGATAGTGAGAGCGACGGCTCGAGGTCCGCCGCGGATGCCGAGACCGGCGGCGCTGCACCCGACGCCGGCGATCCGATCGACGACGAGGAGATGAACGCGGACCTCGCCGACGAGCCTTCGCCCACGAAGGTTTCCTCGGGTTCGAGCGAGGAGATCCAGGACAAACCCGCCGAACCGGGCGAGATGGCGGTCGACGAGGGCGTCGAGGATCTGGTCGACGAATCGCTCGACGACGCCGGTGACGAGTCGGACGTCGACGAAGAGGAATAGTCGCGCTCGCGCGCGAAGGCGGGCGTTCGCCACATCATACTCGCAAAGCAGTCTCGATCCGTCCGAGTCATCTCGATCACCGTTCGAGTCGTCGCTATCGGGCACGCGATGATGACTCCGCCCCGCCGGGAGCGTGGTGCTTATCCGGTTCTCGCTCCTACCCTGAAGCGATGAGTGAGGGGGACGTCGCGGCGTTTACGCACCTCGGACCGACGATCCGCGGGGCGCTCTCCGAGCGGGGCTTCTCGACGCCGACCGCACCGCAGCAGGCGGCGATCCCGCCGCTGTCGGCCGGCCGGCACACGCTCGTGATCGCACCCACCGGGAGCGGCAAGACCGAGACGGCGATGTTGCCGGTTTTCGATCATCTCGTAGCTGATGAGGGCCCACCGGAGGGGTTCGGCGCCCTCTACGTCACCCCGCTGCGGGCGCTCAACCGGGATATGCGCGAGCGCCTCGAGTGGTGGGGCGACTACCTCGACCTCGCGGTCGACGTCCGCCACGGCGACACGACCCAGTACCAGCGCGGGAAGCAGGCCGAGGATCCGCCGGACGTGCTGGTCACGACCCCCGAAACCCTGCAGGCGATGCTCACCGGCGAGCGTCTGCGCGAGGCGCTACAGGACGTCTCCCACGTCGTGATCGACGAGGTCCACGAGCTCGCGGCCTCCAAGCGGGGGGCGCAGCTGGCGATCGGCCTCGAGCGCCTCCACGACCTCGCGGGCGACATGCAGCGGATCGGCCTCTCAGCCACCGTGGGGGATCCGGGGGAGGTCGGCCAGTTTTTGACCGGCGGGCGCCCCTGCACGATTCGGGAGATCGACGTCGGCGGCAACGTCGACGTGGCGGTTCGCCAGCCCGAGATCACGGACGACGACGAGCGACTCGCGGGCGAACTGATGACCGAACCGGACACGGCCAGTCACGTCCGGCTGATTCGGGATCTCGTCGCCGCAAACGAGTCGACGCTGATATTCGTCAACACGCGCCAGACTGCGGAGGCGCTGGGCTCCCGATTCAACGAACTGGACCTCCCGATCGGGGTCCACCACGGCTCGCTGTCGAAGGAGGCCCGGATCGAGGTCGAGGACCGATTCAAAACGGGGGAGCTGGACGGCCTGCTCTGTACCTCCTCGATGGAGCTGGGGATCGACGTCGGCCGGGTCGACCACGTCGTCCAGTACAAGAGCCCCCGGCAGGTGACGCGGCTGCTCCAGCGGATCGGGCGGGCCGGACACCGCCAGGACGAGGTTTCCAGTGGGACCATCGTCACGACCCGTCCGGACGACACCTTCGAGGCGCTGGCGATCGCCCGGCGGGCCCGCGACGGCGAGGTCGAACCGGCCGCGATCCACGAGGGCAGCCTCGACGTCGTCGCCAACCAAATTCCGGGAATCGTCCAGAGCCGCGGCGATACCCGGTTCCGCGAGGCCTACGAGACCATCACGCGCGCGTACCCCTTCCGGGACGTTCCGGAGGAGACGGTCCGCGAGATCGTCTCGGAACTGCACCGCAACCGGATCGTCTGGTTCGACGAGGGCGAGGACCGGATCGAGACGACCGGCGGCACCTGGCAGTACGTCTACTCGAACCTCTCGATGATCCCCGACGAGGAGACCTACGAGGTCCACGACATCGCCTCGGGGACCCGGATCGGGACCCTGGACGAGCGGTTCGTGGTCAACTTCGCCCAGCCCGGCGAGATCTTCATCCAGCGCGGCGAGATGTGGCGCATCGCCGAGATCGACGACGAGGAGGCCCGCGTGAAGGTCAGCCCGATCGAGGACCCCGCGGGCGAGGTTCCCTCTTGGATCGGCCAGGAGATCCCCGTCCCCGCGCCGGTCGCGGGCGAGGTCGGCGAGATCCGCGGGGTCGCGGAACCGCAGTTGTCCGCGGGCGCGGACGCCGCCGCGGTCGGCCGGGAACTGGCGCATCGGTATCCGGGCGACGAGTACACGCTGACCGAGGCCTGCGAGCAACTCGAGCGGCAGGTCGACGCGGGGGCGCCTATGCCCACCGCGGACCGACTCGTCCTCGAGCGACAGGGTCGGACCGTCGTCCTCAACGCGCCCTTCGGCCACACGATCAACGAGACGCTCGGCCGCATCCTGTCGTCGCTGCTCGGCCAGCAGGCCGGCTCCTCGGTCGGCCTCGAGACCGATCCCTACCGGATCGAACTCGAGGTGCCGAACTCGATCGCGACCAGCGACATCGTGGGGGTGCTCGAGGAGACCGACCCGGACCACGTCGAGGCCATCGTCGAACTCGGGCTGAAGAACTCCGACGCGCTCGCCTTCCGCCTCGCGCAGGTCTCGGCGAAGTTCGGCGCGCTCAAGCGCTGGCAGGGCGACGGCTCGGGACGGCTCTCGAACGACCGCCTGCTCGCGGCGCTCGAGGACACCCCGATGTACGCGGAGTCGATCCGCGAGGTGTTCCACGAGGATCTCGACGTCGAGGGCGCGAGCGCGGTCCTCGAGGGGATCCAGTCGGACGAGATCGACCTCGTAACGTATCGGGGCCGGACGCCGGTCGGACAGGGCGGCCGCTCGTCGGGCGGGAAGGAACTGCTGGCGCCCGAGAACGCGGACGCGAGCGTCATCAACACGGTCCGGGAGCGGATCCAGAACGACCGGATCATCCTGCTGTGTACCCACTGCAAGGAGTGGAAGGCGAAGACGAAGGTCGGGCGCGTGGCGGAGCAGCCGAAGTGTGGAAACTGCGGGTCGACGCGGATCGCGGCGCTGAACCCGTGGGCCGACGAGGTCGTGCAGGCGGTCCGCGCCGCGGAGAAAGACGAGGACCAGGAGAAGATGACCGAACGCGCCTACCGCAGCGCCAGTCTGGTTCAGAGCCACGGCAAGCAAGCCGTGATCGCGATGGCCGCCCGCGGGGTCGGACCGCACAACGCCGCCCAGATCATCAACAGGCTCCGGGAGGACGAGGACGAGTTCTACCGCGACATCCTCTCGAAGGAACGCGAGTACGCGCGCACGCAGTCGTTCTGGGACTGACCGGCAGCAGAGTTGCGATCGATCGTCGTCGCCGATTCGACGGCTCGAGCCGATCGAGCGACGGGACGCCGCTTTTCACCGTTCCACAGCCCTTATCTACGCGACTACCGAACCCCTGTCAATGGAACCCGGCCCGTCACACGATCCGTCCGAGACCGATGACGGGCGCTCCGCCGGCCAGCGTCCCGGCCGGCTGGAGAGACTGCTCGAGGCGGCGGACGTCGCCTGCTTTCGAGCGACGCCGACCGGGGAACTCATCGCGGTCAACGACGCGCTCACGAGGCTGACCGGCTACACGCAGGCCGAACTCCGCGAGCGCTCGTTCGACTCGCTCTTCGACGGCGAGACGACCCTCGAGTCGCTCGGGGCCTCGCTCGACGAGTCGGGTCCGGAGCCGACGTCGACGTCGGTCTCGATCCGGACGAAGACGGACCTCGTCCCCTGTACCGTCCACCTCGAGCGATGGTCGCAGGAACCCGATGGCGACCGGCAGCCGGCGATCACCGGTATCATCCGCCGCCGAAACGTGACGGGCCAGTCGGCAGTGAACGCCGAGTCGGATCTCACCTACGGTCGGACGTTCGAGGCGCTGGCCGACGCGCTGCCCGACGGCATCATCGTCCTCGATACGAACAGCGACGTGCAGTACGCCAACCCCGCCGTCGAGCGGATCCTCGGCTACGACCCCGACGAACTCGTCGGCTCGAGCAAGGTCAAAATCATCCCGGAGCGACTGCGACAGACCCACCTCTCCGCGCTGCAGCGCTACCTCGAGACCGGCGAGCGCAACATCAACTGGACCTACGTCGAACTCCCCGGCCAGCACAAGTCGGGCTACGAGGTCCCGCTTGGCGTCTCGCTCAACGACTTCACCTACGACGGCGACCGCTACTTCGTCGGCCTCTTCCGCGACATTTCGCCGCGAAGGGAGGCCGAGCGGACGCTCAAGGCCAAGGTCGCCCAGCTCGAATCGATCGCGTATCTCGGCCGTCACGCCCTCGACGAGGGCGACGCCGACGACCTCCTCGAGAAGGCGACCGAACTGATCGCCGCGGCGCTCGAGGTCGACTGCTGTGTCGTCTACGAACACGATGTAGCCGAGTCTGCTGGCGACCCGGCGGGAGCGGAGAGTGGCGAGACGACGGCGTCCTCGTCGGACGCCGTCGAGGTGCGCGCGACCGTCGGCTGTACCGACGCCGACGGCCTGCTCGAGAACGAGACGGCTCGATCGGCGGGGACCGACTCGCTGGCCGGCGCCACGCTCGACTCGGACGACCCGGTCGTCGTCGAAGACGTCGCGACGGACGACCGGTTTTCCGACGCGCCGCATCTGGCCGACCACGGCGTCCGCAGCGCCATGGGCGTCACGATCGGCTCGATCGCCGAGCCCTGGGGGACTCTCGCCGTCTACGACTCGGAGCAACGGGAGTTCGCCGACCACGACGTCGACTTCGTCGAGAGCGCCGCGACGATCATCGCGACCGCCCTCGAGCGCCAGCGGTACGAACGACAGCTCGGCGAGACGGTCGCCGAACTCGAGGCGTCGAACGAACGGCTCGAGCAGTTCGCCTACGCCGCCAGCCACGACCTGCAGGAACCGCTGCGGATGGTCTCGAGCTACCTCAAGTTGCTCGAGTCCCGGTACGGGGACGACCTCGGTTCGGACGGCGAGGAGTTCATCGCCTACGCCGTCGACGGCGCCGAGCGCATGCGCGACATGATCGAGGGGCTGCTCGAGTACTCCCGGATCGACACGCAGGGCGAGCCGTTCGAACCCGTCGACCTCGACGAGGTACTCGAGGACGTGCTGACGGATCTGCAGGTGATGATCGAGGACGCGGACGCCGAGATCACCGCCGAGTCGCTGCCGATCGTGCGGGGCGACGCCCGCCAGTTGCGCCAGCTGTTCCAGAACCTGCTGTCGAACGCCATCGAGTACAGCGGCGACGAGCCGCTGCGGGTCCGCGTCGAGGCCGAGGGGGCCGGCCGGATGTGGGAGGTTTCGGTCGCGGACGAGGGGATCGGTATCGACCCTGACGACGCCGAGCAGGTCTTCCGGGTGTTCCAGCGCCTGCACAGCCGCGAGGAGTACGACGGCACCGGGATCGGACTGGCGCTCTGTCGCCGGATCGTCGAGCGCCACGACGGGGAGATCACCGTCGACTCGGAACCCGGCGAGGGAGCGACCTTCTCGTTCACGCTGCCTCGACGCGGGACGACCGAGTCGCGGTCGCCGTGAGCGCGCTCGCGTCGGCTCGAGCACCGTAACGGCCAAACCTCTCGACGGTGTGGCACTCCGTATGAAGTTCGCACCGGGGGCCTGGAAGTACGCGGCTCTCCCCCTGCTCGCCGCGCCGTTCGCGCTGTTCATCAGCGTGACGGCGAGTCTGGTCTCCCTCGCGGTCGGCGCCGGAGCGCTCGCTTTCTTCCGCGATCCCGAGCGAACCACGCCGCCGACCGGCGTCGTCTCGCCGGCCGACGGCACCGTCTCCGTGCTCCGCGAGGAGGGCGACCGCGTTCGACTGGGGGTCTTCATGAACGTCTGGCACGTCCACGTCGTCCGCGCGCCGTTCGACGCCGCGGTGACGGACGTCGAGCACGTCTCGGGCGCGAACCGGCCGGCGTTCTCGAAGGACTCCGACCGAAACGAGCGGGTCCACGTTCGCTGCGAGACCGAGTCGTCGAACCTCCCCGCAGGCGATTCGGCCGCGGAATCGGCTGCTGAAACCGACTCGAGCGGAGACGGCGCCGACGGCGACGACCCGCACTCGAGACCCGACGAGCCGGCCAGCGACGCCGTCGTGACGCTGATCGCCGGCGCGTTCGCCAAGCGCATCCACCCGTACATCGAGCCCGGGGACGACGTCGAGCGCGGTGATCGGATCGGCCACATCGCCTTCGGCAGTCGGGTCGACGTGCTCTTTCCGCCTGAGGTGGAACTCGAGGACATCTCGGTGGCAAAAGGCGACTCGATGACGGCCGGGGAGACGGTGGTGCTCGAGAGCGAGACGCCGGTAGGTGGAGAGATCGATCTCGGAGCCGGTTCGGACGTGGATTTCGGTGGGCTCGAGGACGAGAGCGGGGACGAGTCACCCGCCTAGTCGATTTTTGTACAATTCGAATTCGATCAACGGGTTAGCGGGTAGCCCAGACTGGGCCTGAACAGCATCAGTGAGGCAACCAAAAGCCGAAGTAGTGTCAACACTGATGTCAACACATGGGTGCCGCGAACGAACAGATCCGGATCAGCGACCGGGTAAAACGCGAACTCGAGCGGCGAAAACGAGCGAACGAGAGTTACAACGACGTCCTCGAGCGAATGCTGGAAGACACCGAAGCCGATTTCGACGACGGGTTCGGGATCCTCTCGGACGGTCAGGCCGATCGACTCCGTGAGGAGCGCGAGACAGCGAAGGAGGAGCGACGCGAACGGATGCGACGGCTCGGCGACTCATGAAGGTTCTCGACGCGAATTATCTGATCGACTATCTCAACGGCGAACCCGCCACGAAGGAATTCTACGAGGCGAACGGCGGTGACGAAGAACGGTGGATCGCGCCTGCACCGGCCTACGCTGAAACGATCGTCGGCGTTGGGAACCTTCCCGACGGCAACGTCGACCGGGCTATCGACGCCCTCGCGTGGGTCGACGTCATCGATGTCGACGAGGAGTTGTCAATCGAGGCCGCACGAATCGCAGACGAAATCGGTTCACAGGGTCCGTTTCTCGACGGCGTCGACGCGCTCGTCGCAGCGCTCGGTCGAACCCATAATGCGACGGTCGTCTCGATCGATAGCGATCTCACGCACCCGGAAACGAAGCAGGTCGTTGACGTGACGGACTACTGAGCCGGTCTTTCCTGCAATAGCACTCGAGAAGCGGGTAATGGCCGGTACTCATCGAGGAAGGGCGACCTCGTAGTCAGCCGCCAGTTGCTGGAATTCGGTCCACTTGAGACAACGAACGTCCTCGAAGTCGTCATCCCTCTCGAGATACCGACACAGCGCGTCGATTTCCTCCTCGAGGCCGTGTGTCGCCGCCCGATCGCGGAGTTCGTCCGCGTCGACGTCGACGCGGCTGAGCAGGAGCAGACAGTACGACTGGTGACGGGTGTCGTCGTCGATCAGGAGCGTGTGACAGCACTGGTTCGCCGGCTGGTTCGACT
Proteins encoded in this region:
- a CDS encoding SCO family protein, producing the protein MERRTYLRSLGVAGLAGVAGCLESLGGLGGDSQTVLSQPDDYIPGASYPVHGDEFPSFSVPDPIAETTVSLEDFVGERPFLITYFFTTCPDGVCPALLLRLRWVQEDAAERGYEDDIGLLGFTFDPERDTPDVLSEYAAERGIDYEADNWHFLRPETYDEAETMTVDTFGIPLLRCDDEEEDCKTGDESGETGADDGETDTDGNATERHDEQNGTDDHEEQNGTESGGHDHGEYTFTHPAIITLVNEDGIVERAYPKAVQTKRAVGRDRILEDTRAVVGVE
- a CDS encoding TlpA family protein disulfide reductase codes for the protein MRRRDVLAGLGGAGVVAGGGAVAVYGLPSPGRFLDEETDEPPEPIEIETIEAPGSEAGTVAIPDRGRATFLDLFGTWCGPCIEQMPALAEANERIGDEVQFCSVTNESVGPNGSITKAELVDWWEKHGGNWTVGHDPAAELTSRYLEGGFPTAVAVDATGRVQWAESGIKTADELVDGIERALEAGDSGSGE
- a CDS encoding cytochrome c biogenesis CcdA family protein: MIDAALVPTLAFALTAGVATFFSPCAFPLLPGYVGFYVSQTEGEEASLSGSIGRGIVAGIGVLAIFSALLVAAYWIGHATLSNIVYFEPIAGAVLVAFGALIVLGRAPSLSIALPKRRSSVLGFAVFGGGYALAAAGCVAPLFVGVVAQALSLPPVSAALVVGTYVGSIVVLMVSLTVATGMGLLAGAGRLAAHTQTLERLAGAVMILAGVGQLYLAIVILDVL
- a CDS encoding PGF-CTERM sorting domain-containing protein — protein: MSSGRKRGSVTAGLLVLALIGLVGVVGLGAATSDSGTTQASLADPNDGTEKNVSEEAYVKPAPEEGDPYYEASNGEWVSYINPRDEYRSPYLGDGSGKIGVTLLNEAGEPIVGKTVPNTTVTIPTGETTSWHSHADPLTVQLPLTEHYERPLDGDQFGTTDDLPQGDGYMDAHTIEMHGHPEDATIEYGEARIEGEHADKLEVVGYIQKAHDTWETDIDPVEAAEPYEEAGGGWTYRPNASHGQVIVVIQLDSDVTGADGEPIDDSGANNDENDTNSTENDTNDENEIDSVTENETSDNDEMPGFGGPAVIVALAAVTLVGLRQRG
- a CDS encoding DEAD/DEAH box helicase; its protein translation is MSEGDVAAFTHLGPTIRGALSERGFSTPTAPQQAAIPPLSAGRHTLVIAPTGSGKTETAMLPVFDHLVADEGPPEGFGALYVTPLRALNRDMRERLEWWGDYLDLAVDVRHGDTTQYQRGKQAEDPPDVLVTTPETLQAMLTGERLREALQDVSHVVIDEVHELAASKRGAQLAIGLERLHDLAGDMQRIGLSATVGDPGEVGQFLTGGRPCTIREIDVGGNVDVAVRQPEITDDDERLAGELMTEPDTASHVRLIRDLVAANESTLIFVNTRQTAEALGSRFNELDLPIGVHHGSLSKEARIEVEDRFKTGELDGLLCTSSMELGIDVGRVDHVVQYKSPRQVTRLLQRIGRAGHRQDEVSSGTIVTTRPDDTFEALAIARRARDGEVEPAAIHEGSLDVVANQIPGIVQSRGDTRFREAYETITRAYPFRDVPEETVREIVSELHRNRIVWFDEGEDRIETTGGTWQYVYSNLSMIPDEETYEVHDIASGTRIGTLDERFVVNFAQPGEIFIQRGEMWRIAEIDDEEARVKVSPIEDPAGEVPSWIGQEIPVPAPVAGEVGEIRGVAEPQLSAGADAAAVGRELAHRYPGDEYTLTEACEQLERQVDAGAPMPTADRLVLERQGRTVVLNAPFGHTINETLGRILSSLLGQQAGSSVGLETDPYRIELEVPNSIATSDIVGVLEETDPDHVEAIVELGLKNSDALAFRLAQVSAKFGALKRWQGDGSGRLSNDRLLAALEDTPMYAESIREVFHEDLDVEGASAVLEGIQSDEIDLVTYRGRTPVGQGGRSSGGKELLAPENADASVINTVRERIQNDRIILLCTHCKEWKAKTKVGRVAEQPKCGNCGSTRIAALNPWADEVVQAVRAAEKDEDQEKMTERAYRSASLVQSHGKQAVIAMAARGVGPHNAAQIINRLREDEDEFYRDILSKEREYARTQSFWD